CGTGGGGCTTGATTTGTTTTTGGCTGTTTTACGTATTTACCACGGCCCAACCCACGCCCATCCACAGCTCCCGCTCCCCCGCGCAGGCCGCTGCCTCTCCGCGCCCAGGGGGCGGGGCCGCTCAGGCTCTGGCCAATCAGCGCCGCGGCATCCGAGCCGCGGGGCGGGACTGGCGCGGGGGGCTGTCACTCCAGTGACGTCACGGCGGGATGACCGGGCGGGCGGAGGTATGGCCGCAGCCGTGCGCCTGCCCCTTGTGGGGGTGCGTGGGCTCTTGCTGCCCGGGGCAGCCGCCCTTCCCTCTGagaaggccctggagctgggcaagggggcGGAGTGGGTGCGTTGCCGCCTGTGTCTTCTCAGGAGCGGTGTGTCCGTGGCTGgtggtggctgcagctctgcctgtgtgcaggCCTGCAGCTGTCCCGCGTGTCCTCCGCCTTCCCCTGCCTTGACTGGCATCTGCCACTCGCTCAAGGGGCAGCAACTCGGCAGGGCCGCTCGGCGGCTCCCTCGgcctgtgcagctcctctgcGGAGCGCTGCCGAGGAGCGCCTTCGGGACGCTGAGTTTATCCCTGCCCTGCGGTGTCTTTCCTGCTCTCAGAAGCCGCCACAGGGGCACTGGTGTTGCCCAGTCCCCGTTCATTCCGCAGAACATGAGCAGGTCTTGTGTCCAGCTGGCTGTGTTGATGGaggccctgtgtccccctggaGCTTTGGCCGAACCTGTGCTGTaccctgtccctggggaaggTTCAGTCCTTGCCTCTGTTACTTCACTCACTGGTTACCACCGTGTGATTTCGAAATGTTTGCTAGGCTATGTCTTAATGTCACATATTATGGTCCAGGCAGCTAGTTAGGTCTGGAAAAGCTAGTCATAAATATATAGAGAGGGCCAGAACCATTTCAGTTTATGCTTTGAAGCTTCATTCTCTAATGCAGAACATAAGGTGTGGAGTCATAAAGTGATTTGCCCATTATTGTACAGAAAATCTTTGAACTGCAGGTGCAGTCACTCATTTAGTACTcttaaacagaagaaataaaagcaggcatgcaatttttatttatttcttaattggggtttttttcataataATGTGTAGATGTATAGACTGGGAACACTCCctcttggttttttgggtttttgtttgattttggtttttttaataataattttggggtttgtttcatTTCTAGGTTAAAGTGAAAGTACCTTTTGGAAACAAATACCTTGATGCTATCTTTTCTGTCCCAGAGAAGAAACCAACATTTGGAGTGATTCTTACTCATGGAGCTGGGGGAGACATGAATTTCCCTCAATTAGTGTCCTTGGCAGCCTATCTTGCATCCCATGGAATTCTGTGCCTGCGATTTACTTGTAAAGGCCTTAATGTTGCCTACAGAACTAAGGCTTTCAAAGCAGTTGTGGTAAGGagtgaaaaaaattcttagacCAAAGCTTAGATCCATGGGTGCTGTCTTCCAGGTTTCTTAAATTACAGCCAGAGATTAGTCAAGCAACAGTGGGAAAATTAGAACCAATGCTTAGGTAAATGGAGCGCTGTGTGTGAACAGAAACATCAAAGCAGTTCTTAGATGGACaacagctggaacagctgccaCAAGTGTGTGGGTTCGAgttcagggaaaaagaaaagcctgacaAAGAGCAAGGGTGTTTCATGGGAAAACTTACAGCTTGCAAAAAGTGGAAGAATTAAGGATGGAAACGAGCTGGGTGAAGAATTTATGATGGGTGATCTGCTTGCATTGAGCAGGAGGCATTTTCAGAGGGGAACAAAGTCCAGTTCTAAAGGAATTTTTTATGATATCATTATGATTATATGTACATTAATTTGGAGTCAGACTTTACTGTCTTTGATGGGCATCTCCAGTCTTTCTGGAAGAAGCATAATGTTGTTAGTGTGTTTATGTTAATATGCTGCTATGTAAGGATAATTTTAAGGCATCTGCTACGATAGCATCTGATTAGTTATCtcctaaaaccagaaaaaatgttgctgaattttatcttttctaTTGGACTTAACTGATTGTGTCACAAATACATAACCTCAGTGAAGGGCATTTTTGCAaacctgtttttccttttgatggGACAAGAGTGTGCATGGGTCTGTTACTATAACTGAGTTGATACATAGTAATCAGTTATGTTTTGGTAACTTTTTAGGCCATCTGATATTTTAGACTTGCTGAGAGCTAATGTGAAATTGATTATGTTGTTGCTGCAAAATGTCATGAAACCAGTTATGTGATAAAACCCAAGAGGGCACCTTGTATGTACCTGTTCTTTTAATCTGCAGTTCTGAAAGAGCTTCCCATTTTCTGTGTGGGGAAGAGATCCCCAGCTTCCTAGCTGTCTTAATTCTGACTTGTAATGCTTCTCTTTCTCTTATTTCTATAGGAATACTTAAAACTTCATGATGATTATAAACTTTCTGGTGTTTTCCTTGCAGGTATTGTTTTTATTATCAATAATTTTCTCTCTTATACTGTCTGTAGTAATAGCAAACTGTAAGTATTCCAAGTCTGTCCCACTTTGGTGAGAAGCAAATGAACACTCCTTATGATGCCATAGATCTTActgcagaagaggaaagaaagagcaaTAGATTGTTTTTTCCAGGTACTTTGGGAGAAAAATTCCTTGTCACTTAGAATTTACAGGGCATGAGTTTTCTGATTATCTATGTGTACTTTTTAACTGCAGATCTTGAATAATTCTGGTTACTGATAAATGGAAAACAATTTTCCCAAAACAGGTTTTGGTATTAAAACCCAGATAAAAAAAGTCAGCTCTATTATGTGGAAAGGGGAATAGATGGGGGTGGTTAGGAATATCTTGATAGGGGAAATTCTAAGTTTTCTCTTAAGTGAACCAAGTCTGTGCTGCTCTAAGAACTATCGACTTGTAACACTCAGTTACAGTGCATTGTCAGCTCGTATGCCTCCTCTTTGAGGAGATACTTTGAATCTTCCTTGCTGACCTCATGTTCCAAGTTcacacttttttccctcccttctactttttcttttaggCTGAAGTTCAAGGTGTGCAAAACACTGGCTGGACTTGTTTTGTGAGCCAAGTGAAATCAAgcacagatttttgttttgaatttgaGCAAATTGATGTTGCATGAAAATAATGATACAGGATACTATCATGGCTATCTCAAATTTCCAGGCTCTGGAGCGTAGGACCAGTCCTTCTTttcccttgtccccaggctggggtgTTGTTCCTTCCAGTATTGCAAGGGATCCCTatccatttatattttcttttctttcttttccccttcttttttcaACAGGGGTGTAAATGTTACAACTAGGCTAATATCTTAGCCTAGAAAATGTTGAAATTAGGATTAATGTTTTTCATGAAGTAGAACATCCCTAGCATTTTGTGACACTGAAATACACTCAGTTGGATTGGTTTGGGGAGTTGTTTACTAAACCAGAATGTAGATGAGCTGACAGcagataatattttttcctttatttctgcaTGGGAGAAAGGCCGTTCCATGGGCTCAcgagctgctgcctctgtgatACGTCAGCTGAGCCagggtgatgatgatgatggctTCATTCAAGGTCTCGTGTGTTTATCTTACCCATTGCATCGACCAAAACTGCAGTCCAAGCTCCGGGATGAGGATTTATTACTGATCACGTGTCCAGTGCTGTTTGTCTCAGGATCAGCAGATGAGATGTGTGAAAAAGTGAGTACCCTTGTAAATCCTGCTATGAAAGGGCAGTCTGGAGGAGCAGCAATGAGCCTCAGTGAGCCTTAGGTGTATTTCACCTAATTAACAGCCTTGCCTAAATAGCTGTCTTCTGAAGGAAGCCTTGGGTAGAAAACTTCATCAGACACAAGGAAGCCTGGCAgtgtttccttttgctgcttaaTACTTAATGGACCATGCTTGATCTTCCACTTTAGCAAGCTCATCTTTGGGTCACTGAAACACCTGATTTAAATGGTTTCAGTAGGATTGCAAAAATTAAAAGTGGTCTATGGAAGGAGTGAGTTATTTCCTATTTTGTTTTAACCATTTCAAGTTACAAAACCCATTGTGTGGTGCCATCAATGTCACATTGGTCACATTTTCATGGCAAATTCTTCTAGCAAAGCAGTTCTACCCCTAAGTCAGGCTTCTGTGGTAGAAAGTGATATTTGTGCAGAGATGAAGAGCAGGTGTACAGAAGGAGGGAaacagtgcttttctttttctgtgtttccttgcAAACAGGTGTCTGCAGTTCTTGAACAGGCCAGTGTGAATTTGAGTCTATGTGCAATTGTCATTTTCCATGCTTGGACAGTTTCTAAGGAGTCATAATGATTTTGTGAGGATTTGTTGCCAAAATAAGTCAGGCTGGTGACCAGCAGATCCTTGGAGTGCCCTCTTTATGGGGGAATCTTTGACTTTGTGAGCTGGTTCTTAGATCTGTTTGCTGAGAAATTTCAACAGTGTCAAAGCTAGTCCCTAAGGAATTACATTGCTACTCAGCCTCTGAAGACAAATCTGACTTAATTCTATCATTTTATTGCCAGCACTACCCTCTGACAGTAAAAATGGACTCCTTTGAGGTTTAATTTTCTGCTGTTCTCTTTGAATGAGGGTGAAGCTTTGAGCAGATCCCACTATTCATATCCTGAATAGAGAATACATCCCATTTTCCTAGCAGGGTATTTTTCATGTGCACACAGATCCATTTATCTGGTTTTTAGGAGCTGCCTATTTTGCATTACACAGGCAAAACAAGAGATACTTAGGAGTTCCAGAGTTTGTAGCAGTTCTCATATTGCCTAATATTTGCATTCTTGTTTTCTCCATAGCAATTGCTAGAAGGTGTGGTGAGCAAAATGAAAGCccctaaaaaaatccattgGATTGATAAAGCAAACCATGGGATGGCAGTCAAAGGACGAGCAGCAGATGATATCATGGAAGAAGTAAATGCTCAAGTTTTTTCTTGGCTTAGAGAGAATGTTCAACTGcagcaaaaataatttgcagTGTTCAAGCAGTATCTTCATTTAGTTTTTCCTAAATGTGGCAAATAAGGGATTTGTTATTGTTTAGAGgcatatttttcttaaatcGGATGTTTTCAGAGGTCTAAGTGCAAATGCAAATAAAGCTTTgtatgaatgaaaaaaaatgcaaaataataataaagaactTCCAGAAGTACAGAAAATATATCATGGCAGCATTGTTCTCTGTGTTTCTATGCAAATATCCATATACAACACTTTGGAATGCAGAGGATTAAGTAATGCTTTTGACTAATATTTGAAGCAAtatactggaaaaaaatctacttCAACAGCATATCTTTAGGGAATTTCTGAGTATATTACTGATGCTGTACTCACTTGCAATTAAAACCTACTGATTTTAGGGTTCTGCCAGTACATCCCCTGAGGCTGGCAAGCCTGTTGTACTACTTTGCCTTGGTGCTGTGTGCTGGCCTTCCCAGGTGCTTCCAAACCTgtgaggcagggagaggaatcTTTGGCTGGTTACATGTCTGCCACCTTAGGGAGCCAGATTCTGcctctgtggggaggaggaggtaatgcaggcacagctgggcatgTGGAGCAAAGAACATGGTTCGGTTTTGAGGAGTCCCCTTCACTAATGTTCTTTGTATAAAGGACTGATCCCTTGTGTAAAGGACTATCAGAGACCCTCTGATAAAAAAAGACCAATAGACAAATTGTGTTTAGTGATGGAAGAACTCCTGGAGCAGGAACCAGTTCTACATCCATTGTGACAGGAGGATCTCAGGTCCCTGTCTGAGCTGTAACACTGGAGAGTGGATGAAACACTTTGTGTGtactggcagctgcagcccttctcATTATGGGCTGTGACTAACCTGTTGGTATAACCGAGCCTATAGCAGAATTGGACTGTGGTTTTCCTTCAGGTTAGCAAGATTTATTATGAACCCCACAGCACTGCCTTTGAGATTCTCTCAGAAGGGGCAAAGTTACGGTTTGAAGACAGAAGCctttggatggatggatagataaACAGAGAGATAGAGTGGAGGGAAGATATACAATTCTCATCTGCCCTTCTTTGCAGAACAGTTTCATGTTTGTGAAAAGACTTACTTTTTACTCATGCTTGTATACAGTATCTGCATTTCTAAGGTAACACAGGACAGGAACACATGACTGATACAAAcatggtttttatttaaaaaaaattataaaaatgtgtttgaatAAGGCTCTGCCACCACTGCATGATAAAAAGGAAATCAGGggtgctttgttttcttccctacCTAGATCACAAAATGGTAAACTTTAAAATATCCACAGGCATACTAACCCAGATTTTTCTTCAAGACGACAGTCTGAATTTAggtaaatactgaaaaaaattatttacttctgTCAGAGTTCATCTTTGGCCTgcagtcaaaaaaaaagaaacatgtttCAGTTAACTGGAAGCCTATTTTTCACTGTCTAGTCCTCTAGTCCTGCAAATACATCAAGAAGTGTTTCTAAGTTCGATAGGTGTTAATGGCCTGGCCTGATAACTGATACTGTGGGGCactgagcagccctgctccagcagggctgagcaggaaCTAAAGACACTCAGCACTTTACATTTAACTCTGCATGGACTGTACCTTTTTTCGGTGGCA
The sequence above is a segment of the Haemorhous mexicanus isolate bHaeMex1 chromosome 2, bHaeMex1.pri, whole genome shotgun sequence genome. Coding sequences within it:
- the TEX30 gene encoding testis-expressed protein 30 — its product is MTGRAEVKVKVPFGNKYLDAIFSVPEKKPTFGVILTHGAGGDMNFPQLVSLAAYLASHGILCLRFTCKGLNVAYRTKAFKAVVEYLKLHDDYKLSGVFLAGRSMGSRAAASVIRQLSQGDDDDGFIQGLVCLSYPLHRPKLQSKLRDEDLLLITCPVLFVSGSADEMCEKQLLEGVVSKMKAPKKIHWIDKANHGMAVKGRAADDIMEEVNAQVFSWLRENVQLQQK